The Ranitomeya variabilis isolate aRanVar5 chromosome 7, aRanVar5.hap1, whole genome shotgun sequence genome includes a window with the following:
- the LOC143786033 gene encoding uncharacterized protein LOC143786033 gives MLSRLLRHFGIEDEKSKATKAKEGTMNNPCLLSEDERKQATEAKERTQRLLSDALKKKESLLVEDPKVFGDLNLEKLYPFLTTDLVEELIRELEKVTFAKNKDPKQDIGTIAYVYRGSEDRTIYLCELFWKMDPKFKSRQDTITHEVCHILGYGHTVQENSEGVQKSPQSMLCPQTTYSVASALTSDMDHPGTFTDGSYSCCGETSRDTVCEKSWICNHIRLVKLMHKVERLWKQIFLVPRCPAGDETDTTSDDTEELGADTCSITILEDLDISDDEIDASEERTDIVLQMVKRWTTLVKTLFGLLKTQTNLLEKQKDLMKQINLLKTQRNLLKKQINLLLAQINVLKEKNNMEKMTLADVLETLGEKWETLANMLETLDNVAKTKADVVKTLSDMLVDVLETQ, from the exons ATGCTCTCGAGACTTCTGAGGCACTTTGGAATTGAGGATGAAAAAAGTAAGGCCACGAAAGCCAAAGAAGGGACCATGAATAATCCATGTTTGTTGAGTGAAGATGAGAGAAAGCAGGCCACGGAAGCTAAAGAGCGAACCCAACGACTTTTATCTGATGCTCTGAAGAAAAAGGAAAGTCTCCTGGTGGAAGATCCCAAGGTGTTTGGAGACCTAAATTTGGAGAAGCTTTATCCATTCCTCACCACAGATCTGGTGGAGGAGCTGATCCGAGAACTAGAGAAAGTGACATTTGCAAAAAATAAAGATCCTAAGCAAGATATTGGAACTATTGCGTATGTATACCGCGGCTCTGAAGATAGGACTATCTACCTATGTGAACTATTTTGGAAAATGGATCCAAAATTTAAATCCCGACAAGACACAATCACCCACGAGGTTTGCCACATTCTTGGTTATGGTCATACAGTCCAGGAGAACAGTGAGGGAGTGCAGAAGTCTCCACAGTCCATGTTGTGTCCTCAGACCACTTACTCGGTGGCTTCAGCCCTGACATCGGACATGGATCATCCTGGAACCTTCACAGACGGCTCCTACTCCTGCTGTGGTGAGACCTCCCGGGACACCGTGTGCGAGAAATCCTGGATCTGTAACCACATCAG GTTGGTGAAGTTGATGCACAAAGTAGAACGTCTGTGGAAACAAATATTTCTGGTGCCGAGATGTCCTGCTGGTGACGAGACCGATACTACCAGTGATGATACAGAAGAGTTGGGGGCAGATACTTGTAGCATAACGATACTTGAAGATCTGGATATATCTGACGATGAGATAGATGCGTCTGAGGAGCGGACAGATATTGTTTTGCAGATGGTAAAGAGATGGACGACACTGGTGAAAACTCTGTTCGGTCTGTTGAAGACACAAACCAATTTGTTAGAGAAGCAGAAAGATCTGATGAAACAAATCAATCTACTGAAGACGCAGAGAAATCTATTGAAGAAGCAGATAAATCTGTTATTGGCACAGATTAATGTTTTGAAGGAAAAGAACAATATGGAGAAGATGACACTGGCCGATGTGTTGGAGACACTGGGCGAGAAGTGGGAGACACTGGCcaatatgttggagacactggaCAATGTGGCAAAAACAAAGGCGGATGTGGTGAAGACCCTGAGCGATATGCTGGTTGATGTGTTGGAGACACAGTAA